The following coding sequences are from one Gimesia chilikensis window:
- a CDS encoding vWA domain-containing protein: MNFWPGFYALQGAWFLLLLIPLLLFYFLKLKRPHQRVPSLALWSQVINDRRVNSPFQKFKRSILLLLQILLLLFLVLALMQPYIQSGAERAEYLPILIDCSASMAATDPETKKSRLALAKERVNELIENMLPDQRISLVAVGSTARRLTDFTDNQRVLKKSLASLEVDDVPSQLEDALRMTQALSRTAPIKSVLFYSDGNFPQEIDFELPFELNYQLLPPAGVNVGITSMNARKNQAGTWDVFLRIENSKQADSSASVELIQDGQSVAREEIVLGPGESQRLEFAVDAGGASKIKAILTPAGSDSLVADNEAYLTIPQSRQLLVYVDPELASYRYALDENSEMILYPQPDQSSAPAEYDLVISGAAKDMDREALIKLGVGFVPEELEKYIKLETELTEVVDWNRSSSLLRHVQLGDVQITQQPVWTENSGVENLEELGYEVLIHGKLGPLLLQKRTPTDQEFYFLFDTDRSTLPYRVGFPIMVSNLVQLTLQEAGIAETQAAATPVLPVVEYQPEQTYQIKTPVGKSLSVESDANGVLSGIAALHVGTYNISGEGAKDAQIGVSLLNPLETSLVSVEKIQFSEVPVSAAAAQIDSDKPLWSEFALIAFFLLLLEWWYFQRKPSGVPT, from the coding sequence ATGAATTTCTGGCCCGGCTTTTATGCTCTGCAGGGCGCCTGGTTTCTTCTGCTACTGATTCCGCTGCTCCTGTTTTACTTTTTGAAACTCAAGCGACCGCATCAGCGCGTGCCTTCGCTGGCACTCTGGAGCCAGGTCATCAATGACCGTCGGGTGAATTCTCCCTTTCAGAAATTCAAACGCAGCATTCTGTTGCTGCTGCAGATCCTGTTACTGCTGTTCCTGGTTCTGGCTTTGATGCAGCCTTATATCCAGAGCGGGGCAGAGCGGGCCGAATATCTGCCGATTCTGATCGACTGTTCCGCCAGTATGGCTGCGACCGATCCGGAAACGAAAAAGTCACGGCTGGCTCTCGCCAAAGAGCGAGTGAATGAGCTGATCGAGAACATGCTGCCCGACCAGAGAATCTCGCTGGTCGCCGTCGGCTCGACTGCCCGTCGGCTGACTGACTTCACCGACAATCAGCGTGTCCTCAAAAAGTCGCTGGCATCACTGGAAGTGGATGATGTTCCCAGCCAGCTGGAAGACGCGCTGCGGATGACACAGGCACTCTCACGCACCGCCCCGATTAAATCAGTCCTCTTCTACTCCGATGGCAATTTCCCACAAGAGATCGACTTTGAACTCCCCTTTGAGCTGAATTACCAGCTGTTGCCTCCTGCTGGCGTGAATGTCGGAATCACCTCCATGAATGCCCGCAAAAATCAGGCGGGGACCTGGGACGTCTTCCTGCGAATCGAGAACTCAAAACAGGCAGACAGTTCCGCCTCCGTCGAACTGATCCAGGATGGACAGAGTGTGGCCCGGGAAGAGATTGTTCTGGGCCCAGGAGAATCACAACGACTGGAATTCGCCGTTGATGCGGGAGGCGCTTCAAAAATTAAAGCTATCCTGACTCCTGCAGGATCAGACAGTCTGGTCGCAGATAACGAAGCCTATCTGACCATTCCACAGTCTCGTCAACTTCTGGTTTATGTGGATCCTGAGTTAGCCAGCTATCGGTATGCTTTGGATGAAAACTCCGAGATGATCCTGTATCCACAACCAGATCAAAGCTCAGCGCCTGCGGAATACGATCTGGTCATTTCCGGTGCCGCTAAGGATATGGATCGTGAAGCATTAATCAAACTGGGAGTCGGTTTTGTACCGGAGGAGTTAGAGAAGTATATCAAGCTGGAAACGGAACTGACCGAAGTGGTGGACTGGAACCGCAGTTCATCGCTGCTCAGACACGTCCAATTAGGTGATGTCCAGATCACCCAGCAGCCGGTCTGGACAGAAAACTCCGGCGTAGAAAATCTGGAAGAACTGGGCTACGAAGTTCTGATTCACGGCAAACTGGGACCACTGTTACTGCAGAAACGGACTCCCACCGATCAGGAATTCTATTTCCTGTTCGATACAGACCGTTCGACGCTCCCTTACCGGGTTGGTTTTCCCATCATGGTTTCGAACCTGGTCCAGCTGACTCTGCAGGAGGCCGGGATCGCCGAAACTCAGGCTGCCGCGACACCAGTCTTACCAGTCGTGGAATACCAGCCGGAACAGACCTATCAGATAAAAACCCCCGTCGGCAAGTCGTTGTCTGTAGAGAGTGATGCAAATGGCGTGTTGTCCGGCATCGCAGCGCTCCACGTTGGCACTTACAACATCAGTGGCGAAGGTGCTAAAGATGCCCAAATTGGCGTGAGTTTATTGAACCCTCTGGAGACTTCTCTCGTTTCCGTAGAGAAGATCCAGTTCAGCGAAGTTCCGGTCAGCGCAGCGGCAGCCCAGATTGACAGCGATAAACCGCTCTGGAGTGAGTTTGCCCTGATCGCGTTTTTCCTGTTACTACTCGAATGGTGGTATTTCCAACGCAAACCATCGGGTGTTCCTACTTAA
- a CDS encoding DUF58 domain-containing protein — translation MAENSALTQYTPLFDNKTLSMLERMRLNPTRRLTNRSHGEHLTGKGGSSTEFSDYRNYVAGDDVRYIDWNIFSRLNRPFMKQYQHEEEMHVVIILDASSSMDYEDKFERGKQLAAAFGVMGLLNFEKVSVYACNQRGGRPAQFPPSSGRVSMKRLFDFLTSLEPGGDEPVEQAVEDVLRTHRGRGIAVILSDFESFGDLQRPLNMLFSAGLEIFGVQILAPSEVNPEINGDLRLVDSETGQTLDISSAGDLLGLYHEHRAMLEDHLSTLCRQRSGRFLSVNSGDSLEHVLFDQLRRKGWVR, via the coding sequence GTGGCCGAGAATTCAGCCTTAACGCAGTATACCCCGTTGTTCGATAACAAGACGTTATCGATGCTGGAGCGGATGCGCCTCAACCCGACCAGGCGGCTCACCAATCGAAGTCACGGCGAACACCTGACCGGCAAAGGGGGATCGAGTACCGAGTTTTCTGATTATCGGAACTACGTGGCCGGCGATGACGTCCGCTACATCGACTGGAATATTTTTTCGCGTCTGAATCGTCCCTTCATGAAACAGTATCAGCACGAAGAGGAAATGCATGTCGTCATCATCCTCGATGCCTCGTCTTCAATGGATTACGAAGATAAATTCGAACGGGGAAAACAGTTGGCTGCTGCTTTCGGTGTAATGGGGCTGTTAAACTTTGAGAAGGTCAGCGTATATGCCTGTAATCAAAGGGGAGGTCGTCCCGCCCAGTTTCCACCCTCATCGGGCCGGGTCAGTATGAAGCGACTGTTTGACTTTCTGACGTCTCTGGAACCAGGTGGAGATGAACCGGTCGAGCAGGCCGTAGAAGATGTTTTACGGACGCACCGTGGACGAGGGATCGCGGTTATTCTCTCCGATTTTGAATCTTTCGGTGACCTGCAGCGTCCTTTGAACATGTTATTCAGTGCAGGACTGGAAATCTTCGGGGTTCAGATTCTGGCTCCTTCGGAGGTCAATCCGGAAATCAACGGGGACCTGCGTCTGGTTGACAGCGAGACAGGCCAGACTCTCGATATTTCTTCAGCGGGGGATCTGCTGGGATTATATCACGAGCATCGGGCCATGCTGGAAGACCACCTCTCAACACTGTGTCGACAGCGTTCGGGACGTTTTCTGTCAGTTAACAGTGGCGATTCCCTGGAGCATGTTCTCTTTGATCAGCTGCGGCGGAAAGGATGGGTACGATGA
- a CDS encoding AAA family ATPase: MNQPETTDEPIVLQAEADHFKKVFNEVRSEVGRMIIGQERVVESTLYALFCGGNVLLEGVPGLGKTELVKALSRVLDLHFQRIQFTPDLMPADIIGTNIMSTDETGTYRFEFRKGPIFTQLLLADEINRASPKTQSALLETMQEGTVTAGGTQYRLDQPFFVMATQNPIEQEGTYPLPEAQLDRFMFKINVPFPNRAELNTIVQQTILKQPVELTKLLNSSQILELRSVLEKVVVVEPIRDYAIRLVLSTHPGTDFATDEVRRFIHWGASPRAAQSLVKAARVRALSEGRAHVAFEDIRYFANEVLQHRVLLNYDGQAENIKVTDLITKICQELPEKE, translated from the coding sequence ATGAATCAGCCGGAAACAACCGACGAACCCATCGTGTTACAGGCCGAAGCCGATCACTTTAAAAAAGTGTTCAACGAGGTGCGATCCGAAGTAGGCCGGATGATTATCGGCCAGGAGCGAGTCGTGGAATCGACACTCTATGCCTTGTTTTGTGGCGGCAATGTCCTGCTGGAAGGGGTCCCCGGACTGGGGAAAACCGAACTGGTGAAAGCACTCTCCCGGGTACTGGACCTTCATTTTCAACGGATTCAGTTTACCCCCGACCTGATGCCTGCGGATATTATCGGCACCAATATCATGAGTACCGACGAAACCGGGACCTACCGTTTTGAATTCCGCAAAGGACCGATTTTTACTCAGTTGCTGCTGGCAGATGAAATCAACCGGGCATCGCCCAAGACACAGTCGGCCCTGCTGGAAACGATGCAGGAAGGAACCGTCACCGCCGGTGGGACACAGTATCGGCTGGACCAGCCCTTTTTCGTGATGGCAACCCAGAACCCGATTGAGCAGGAAGGGACCTATCCACTTCCGGAAGCACAGCTGGACCGCTTTATGTTTAAGATTAATGTCCCATTCCCCAACCGTGCCGAACTCAACACGATTGTGCAGCAGACCATTCTGAAACAGCCGGTCGAACTGACCAAGTTGCTCAACAGCAGCCAGATTCTGGAACTGCGTTCGGTGTTGGAAAAGGTTGTGGTTGTCGAACCAATCCGCGACTACGCCATTCGCCTGGTGCTCTCAACCCATCCGGGAACCGATTTCGCAACCGATGAAGTCCGCAGATTCATTCACTGGGGCGCCAGTCCCCGGGCAGCGCAATCCCTGGTAAAAGCGGCACGGGTGCGTGCGTTGAGTGAAGGCCGGGCGCATGTGGCGTTTGAAGACATTCGCTACTTTGCGAACGAGGTGCTGCAGCATCGGGTGCTGCTCAACTATGACGGGCAGGCTGAAAATATCAAAGTAACCGATCTGATCACCAAAATCTGCCAGGAACTGCCCGAGAAGGAGTAA
- a CDS encoding VWA domain-containing protein, with translation MKIKELYQQLVPRARTPMTWRRALPLIFFLLLYAGICVGLELSGVLLFARPWAFVLILFAVWVWWLSVAGYGGLSRGRALAALLTRLVMLGLFVILIAEPRSVRVRDVISVVYAVDLSDSIGERSVDEALEFVTKTVTEKPPTDEAGLVVFGRNSAVELPPRMSFPFEALNSRIDRDATNLEQTLSLAAAMLPEENRGRIVLISDGTETEGSISQILDELKSRDIAVDVLPIQYEYDKEVWLENLELPRFVKLGENYEASVVLSSLQDGAGKLVLRENGEQIYEQEVKFKAGKNRFVVPIYLRDPGYYEYSATIETQAADDQIRENNTVINYIYVEGEGKVLVVTNPAGDDRDWESLVKAIREGERNVDVVSAYEFPNDSLSLMPYDAVLFVNVPADAFNVIQLKAVHDSVFNQGIGFMMVGGDNSFGPGGYHRTVIEDALPVTMDITKKKVLPKGALAIILHTCEFPEGNTWGKRITKQAIKVLGAQDEVGVLVYDYMEGEKWLFKLTPAGDYEKMVPKINGAQIGDMPSFVNTMRLGLKGLKESDASTKHMIIISDGDPQPPAPQLISDFQKNKVSVSMVAIFPHGGRDISTMRAIAGATGGRYYFPSDPNQLPSIFIKESKTLKRSMIQNETFVPEVGMISPVLKGIERIPPLFGYVLTTIKPRAEGVLNAPEKKEAEGEIDPVLSFWRYGLGTTAAFTSDLSPNWGKDWVNWDHYQAFVKQLMIKISRVQKQDHLKLWSHVTGNKATIMVEDFHPEESFLNVAARIAGPHDRKETVVLKQVSPRRYQAEVPLWGKGRYQVTALGKSGEREDHANGGFIVPYSPEFLRFRSNPIVLEEIAQRTGGQRLDPAIATDVIYGRRDPKQSSNPVFDWFLMALAILVPLDVAIRRVQLDWYVIKGWFGFGKEQKQSTATMGALLQRKQDVVDDLDARRGGPTEQTGQSTLAQLQEQRLQKGPAATPKPPGAKDSGKQQSAAPPPQTPPDNQSTTGRLLDMKRKRNSEDKDNDQ, from the coding sequence ATGAAAATCAAAGAACTCTATCAACAGTTAGTTCCCAGAGCACGCACACCGATGACGTGGCGGCGGGCGCTCCCTTTGATTTTCTTCCTGTTGCTTTACGCCGGCATTTGTGTGGGCCTCGAACTTTCGGGAGTTCTGCTCTTTGCCCGTCCCTGGGCATTCGTGCTGATTCTCTTCGCGGTCTGGGTCTGGTGGCTCTCTGTGGCCGGTTATGGTGGGCTGAGCAGGGGCAGGGCACTGGCTGCGCTGCTGACGCGACTGGTGATGCTGGGACTGTTTGTGATCCTGATTGCAGAACCACGGTCCGTTCGAGTACGGGATGTGATCTCAGTGGTCTACGCCGTGGATCTATCCGATTCCATCGGTGAACGGTCCGTCGACGAAGCACTGGAATTCGTTACGAAAACGGTGACCGAAAAACCGCCCACGGATGAAGCAGGTCTTGTCGTCTTCGGAAGAAATTCGGCTGTCGAACTGCCGCCCCGCATGTCGTTCCCGTTTGAAGCATTGAATTCGCGTATCGACAGGGATGCAACCAACCTCGAGCAGACTCTGTCACTGGCCGCTGCCATGCTGCCTGAAGAAAACCGCGGACGCATCGTGTTGATCAGCGATGGCACCGAGACCGAAGGCTCCATCTCACAGATCCTGGACGAGTTGAAATCCCGCGATATCGCCGTGGATGTGCTGCCGATTCAATACGAATATGACAAGGAAGTCTGGCTGGAAAATCTCGAATTGCCACGGTTCGTCAAACTGGGCGAAAACTATGAAGCTTCCGTGGTACTCTCTTCGCTCCAGGATGGTGCAGGCAAGCTGGTACTGCGTGAGAACGGAGAACAGATTTACGAACAGGAAGTCAAATTCAAAGCCGGCAAAAATCGATTTGTCGTCCCCATCTATCTGCGGGATCCTGGCTACTACGAGTATTCCGCGACAATCGAAACCCAGGCCGCCGATGACCAGATCCGCGAAAACAATACCGTCATCAATTACATCTATGTCGAAGGCGAAGGCAAAGTTCTCGTTGTGACGAATCCCGCCGGTGATGACCGGGACTGGGAGTCGCTGGTGAAAGCGATTCGCGAAGGAGAACGCAATGTCGATGTCGTTTCGGCTTATGAATTTCCGAATGATTCGCTCTCACTGATGCCTTATGACGCGGTCTTATTTGTAAACGTACCCGCTGATGCGTTTAACGTCATTCAGCTCAAAGCCGTCCACGACTCCGTCTTCAACCAGGGCATCGGCTTCATGATGGTCGGCGGAGACAACAGTTTTGGCCCGGGAGGCTATCACCGTACGGTCATTGAAGACGCGTTACCCGTCACGATGGACATCACCAAAAAGAAAGTTCTACCCAAAGGCGCGCTGGCAATTATTCTGCATACCTGCGAGTTTCCGGAGGGGAACACCTGGGGAAAGCGGATTACCAAGCAGGCGATTAAGGTACTGGGTGCTCAGGATGAAGTCGGGGTTCTGGTTTACGATTACATGGAGGGCGAAAAGTGGCTGTTCAAGCTGACGCCCGCCGGCGACTATGAGAAGATGGTCCCCAAGATCAATGGCGCGCAAATCGGGGATATGCCCAGCTTTGTCAATACGATGCGTCTGGGACTGAAGGGGTTGAAAGAAAGCGATGCCTCCACCAAGCACATGATCATCATCTCGGATGGCGATCCTCAGCCCCCCGCACCACAGTTGATCAGTGATTTTCAGAAGAATAAAGTCAGCGTTTCGATGGTCGCGATCTTCCCGCATGGCGGACGCGATATTTCGACGATGCGGGCCATCGCCGGCGCCACGGGCGGGCGGTATTACTTCCCCTCCGATCCCAACCAGTTACCTTCGATCTTCATCAAAGAATCGAAAACGCTGAAACGGAGCATGATTCAAAATGAAACGTTCGTGCCGGAAGTCGGAATGATCTCTCCGGTCTTGAAAGGCATTGAGCGGATTCCACCGCTGTTCGGTTATGTGTTAACCACGATCAAACCACGGGCGGAAGGTGTCCTAAACGCGCCGGAAAAGAAAGAGGCCGAAGGGGAAATTGATCCGGTCCTCTCCTTCTGGCGTTACGGACTGGGAACGACGGCCGCCTTTACTTCAGACCTCTCACCCAACTGGGGGAAAGACTGGGTCAACTGGGATCATTACCAGGCGTTTGTCAAACAGCTGATGATCAAGATCTCGCGTGTGCAGAAACAGGATCATCTGAAACTGTGGAGCCATGTCACAGGTAATAAAGCAACGATCATGGTGGAAGACTTTCACCCGGAAGAATCGTTTCTGAATGTTGCAGCCCGGATTGCAGGTCCTCATGATCGAAAGGAGACCGTGGTACTCAAGCAGGTCAGCCCCCGTCGCTACCAGGCAGAAGTACCTCTCTGGGGCAAGGGGCGCTACCAGGTCACGGCTCTTGGAAAATCGGGGGAACGGGAAGATCACGCCAACGGGGGTTTTATTGTACCTTATTCACCGGAATTCCTGCGGTTCCGTTCGAATCCCATCGTGTTGGAAGAAATCGCACAACGAACCGGCGGCCAGCGACTGGATCCCGCCATCGCAACGGATGTAATTTACGGTCGCCGCGATCCTAAACAGAGTTCCAACCCGGTCTTCGACTGGTTTCTGATGGCACTGGCAATCCTGGTTCCTCTGGACGTTGCCATCCGTCGGGTACAGCTTGACTGGTACGTCATCAAAGGCTGGTTTGGGTTCGGGAAGGAGCAGAAGCAGAGTACCGCTACGATGGGCGCCCTGCTGCAACGCAAACAGGATGTGGTGGACGATCTGGATGCCCGCCGCGGTGGTCCGACCGAACAAACTGGCCAGTCGACACTCGCCCAACTACAGGAGCAACGTCTGCAGAAGGGGCCTGCAGCCACTCCGAAGCCCCCCGGTGCAAAGGATTCCGGAAAACAGCAGTCGGCAGCACCTCCGCCGCAAACGCCACCGGATAATCAGTCCACGACAGGGCGTTTACTGGACATGAAACGAAAACGAAATTCAGAAGACAAAGATAACGATCAGTAA
- a CDS encoding ATP-binding cassette domain-containing protein encodes MVVTVPQSETLIWRLTEVSLSWQGGVRLEGIDLEIPAGVTAIMGYSGAGKTSLLNLLVGFERPDRGEIQRNQTHSETVTLDLFWVPHSMGLWPQYTVREHCLLVSPDTDQQQARADELLAAFGLIDVSDKYPGQLSQGEASRLSVVRALASQAKVLVMDEPLVHVDQAHWPQYWDFIRAYCVSHNISLVFSTHSPELVLREAQQVICLDQGQVIYHGPVEELYRSPSSVKAASFLGPVNEIDSPGETSDLPKLARPEQVELITDPAGPFEIKQTYFLGTMEEVRTMNRETGAAHTFYHRPVRAGLEAGQRISIRLLILFCCLLLCGGCIPGDAPELSFSEITQWPVPAEGIKVPAPRSLNVGPDDELYVLDNAGRVLVYDANDELIKQWEMPDFEIGKPEGVCLLRNGEIAVADTHYHRVVFFDKEGNVLRMLGEYGEGPSQFIYPVSVVQDPEGDIYVCEYGNHDRVQKFSERGEYLLEFGKVGTGPGEFQRPAGMIWHDHKIYVSDAINNRIQIFSDEGEFLEILGAKTGGIPLYYPYDIAIDRNTSKLYIVEYGSGRITKTDLQGNILGRFGKTGMQQGEFLTPWGLTVNSKDQVFIADTGNRLIVKLTP; translated from the coding sequence ATGGTCGTAACGGTTCCCCAATCTGAAACTCTTATCTGGCGACTGACCGAAGTCAGCCTGTCCTGGCAGGGGGGCGTACGCCTGGAGGGCATCGACCTGGAAATTCCAGCCGGGGTGACTGCCATCATGGGGTATTCCGGTGCAGGAAAGACATCTCTGTTAAACCTGCTGGTTGGCTTTGAACGCCCCGATCGGGGAGAAATTCAACGGAATCAAACGCACTCGGAGACCGTAACCCTCGACCTGTTCTGGGTCCCTCACAGTATGGGTCTCTGGCCTCAGTACACGGTCCGCGAGCATTGTCTGCTGGTCAGTCCGGATACAGATCAACAACAGGCACGAGCTGATGAACTGCTTGCCGCCTTTGGGTTAATTGATGTGAGCGATAAATACCCCGGGCAGTTGTCCCAGGGGGAAGCGTCCCGGCTATCGGTTGTCCGGGCCCTGGCCAGTCAGGCGAAAGTCCTGGTGATGGATGAACCACTGGTCCACGTCGATCAGGCGCACTGGCCCCAGTACTGGGATTTCATTCGCGCGTATTGTGTCTCTCACAATATTTCACTTGTCTTTTCGACGCATTCTCCCGAGCTGGTCCTCCGCGAAGCACAACAGGTCATCTGCCTGGATCAGGGGCAGGTTATCTATCATGGTCCAGTCGAAGAACTTTATCGTTCACCCTCCTCGGTAAAGGCGGCTTCATTTCTGGGGCCCGTGAATGAAATCGATTCACCCGGGGAAACCTCCGACTTACCCAAGCTGGCCCGTCCCGAACAGGTGGAATTGATCACCGACCCTGCCGGTCCGTTCGAAATTAAACAGACTTATTTTCTCGGAACCATGGAAGAAGTCCGCACCATGAACCGGGAAACCGGTGCAGCACATACTTTTTATCATCGACCCGTCCGAGCAGGACTGGAAGCGGGACAGCGAATTTCCATTCGACTGCTGATTCTGTTCTGCTGTCTGCTCTTGTGCGGAGGCTGTATTCCCGGTGATGCGCCGGAGTTATCCTTCTCTGAGATTACTCAGTGGCCTGTTCCCGCGGAAGGTATCAAGGTCCCGGCGCCGCGCAGTCTGAATGTGGGGCCTGACGATGAACTCTACGTCCTGGATAACGCAGGACGGGTCCTGGTTTATGATGCGAATGATGAATTGATCAAACAGTGGGAGATGCCTGATTTTGAAATCGGCAAGCCGGAAGGGGTCTGTCTGCTCAGGAATGGAGAGATCGCGGTTGCGGATACCCACTATCATCGCGTCGTCTTCTTTGACAAAGAGGGAAATGTGCTCCGCATGCTGGGAGAGTATGGTGAAGGTCCTTCCCAGTTTATCTACCCGGTGTCCGTGGTGCAGGATCCGGAAGGAGATATCTACGTCTGCGAATATGGGAATCACGACCGCGTTCAGAAGTTCTCGGAAAGGGGCGAGTATCTGCTCGAATTCGGCAAGGTGGGGACCGGACCGGGGGAATTTCAGCGCCCAGCGGGAATGATCTGGCATGATCACAAAATTTATGTCTCGGATGCAATCAATAATCGAATTCAGATTTTCTCAGATGAAGGTGAGTTTCTGGAAATTCTGGGAGCAAAAACCGGGGGAATTCCCCTCTATTACCCCTATGACATCGCCATCGACCGTAATACCAGCAAATTGTATATCGTGGAATACGGATCAGGACGGATTACCAAAACAGACTTGCAGGGAAATATCCTGGGGCGATTTGGGAAAACAGGGATGCAGCAGGGAGAATTCCTGACTCCCTGGGGACTGACTGTAAATTCAAAAGATCAGGTATTCATTGCTGACACCGGAAATCGTTTAATCGTAAAATTGACACCATGA
- a CDS encoding extracellular solute-binding protein — translation MNEQIRPQGAPDWLTLIIILLLALLGIGVVFYYQKQTDPLVVYCAHDSIFSEKILNEFMAETGIAVEPRFDTEATKSLGLTNLIIREQEHPQCDVFWNNQTLGTADLKSRGLLESYKGSGYERIPESFKDPEGCWTGFAARLRVFITNTNQLQADSAAIEKVLAGPLDQVAIAKPLYGTTLTHFTILCDVWGLDQLKAWYAEQLKRGIQVTTGNSQVKNLVAGGACVLGYTDTDDYFVAVDEQQPVAAIPVTIEDKVILIPNSVAIIKGTQKREQAEKLVDFLLSERVELELARSQSRQIPLGPVDWEQVPEEVKQYRSEIEKAYPLTNLVKQREQTLDWLKTEYLK, via the coding sequence ATGAATGAACAAATCAGGCCCCAGGGTGCTCCCGACTGGCTTACCTTAATCATCATTCTATTGCTGGCCCTGTTGGGAATTGGAGTCGTCTTCTATTATCAGAAGCAGACAGATCCATTGGTTGTGTATTGCGCACATGACTCCATCTTTTCGGAGAAAATACTCAACGAATTCATGGCAGAGACGGGAATTGCCGTCGAACCCCGGTTTGATACCGAAGCGACTAAATCTCTCGGCCTGACGAATCTGATCATTCGAGAACAGGAGCATCCCCAGTGCGATGTTTTCTGGAATAACCAGACGCTGGGTACCGCGGATCTGAAATCCCGGGGACTGCTGGAAAGCTATAAAGGTTCCGGGTACGAACGAATCCCTGAGTCATTCAAAGATCCGGAAGGCTGCTGGACCGGTTTCGCAGCCCGTTTGCGGGTTTTTATTACCAATACGAATCAGCTGCAGGCGGATTCCGCTGCCATCGAGAAGGTTCTGGCCGGGCCGTTGGATCAGGTCGCTATTGCCAAACCCCTGTACGGGACAACGCTCACTCATTTTACCATCCTCTGTGATGTCTGGGGACTGGATCAACTCAAAGCCTGGTATGCGGAACAACTCAAACGGGGGATTCAGGTCACGACCGGTAATTCTCAAGTCAAGAACCTCGTCGCCGGTGGTGCCTGCGTACTGGGCTATACAGACACGGATGACTATTTTGTCGCCGTCGATGAGCAACAGCCGGTGGCTGCTATCCCCGTGACGATCGAGGACAAAGTGATTCTGATTCCCAACAGTGTGGCGATCATCAAAGGAACCCAAAAGCGGGAGCAGGCCGAGAAACTGGTCGATTTTCTGCTCTCGGAGCGGGTTGAACTGGAACTGGCCCGCTCGCAGTCACGCCAGATCCCCCTGGGGCCGGTTGACTGGGAGCAAGTTCCGGAAGAAGTAAAACAGTATCGGTCTGAGATCGAAAAAGCATATCCCCTGACGAATCTGGTCAAACAAAGAGAGCAGACGCTGGACTGGCTCAAAACGGAGTATTTGAAATGA